A region from the Tigriopus californicus strain San Diego chromosome 9, Tcal_SD_v2.1, whole genome shotgun sequence genome encodes:
- the LOC131887277 gene encoding exosome complex component RRP40-like, translating into MPAEMELDPDNVSAKSSPSARVVIPGDPVPEIPPSDVVILGPGLRREGPHAIVTRPGVLRHKPLPSSAEKLAPKAIYWVDTHAKRYVAARGEHVIGVILAKAGDTFRVDIGTSEPASLSFMAFEGATKKNRPNALPGDVVYAKLLVASRDMEPELVCVDAYGKKAGMGVLSGGGFVFTTPLHVIRKLLSPDCVLLKTLGDSIPFEIAVGMNGRIWVRCKSVKETISLANAISVAEYMNNDEIKAMSAKLVNALAGF; encoded by the coding sequence ATGCCCGCTGAAATGGAGCTCGATCCCGACAATGTGTCAGCTAAATCATCGCCATCTGCTCGGGTTGTAATCCCCGGAGATCCCGTGCCCGAGATTCCGCCCTCAGATGTCGTTATCCTGGGACCTGGTCTTCGGCGAGAGGGACCCCACGCCATTGTGACCCGTCCGGGCGTGCTTAGACACAAGCCCTTGCCATCCTCGGCCGAGAAATTGGCTCCCAAGGCCATCTACTGGGTCGACACGCACGCTAAACGCTATGTTGCCGCCCGTGGTGAGCACGTTATCGGCGtgatcttggccaaggccGGCGACACGTTCCGGGTGGATATTGGCACATCTGAACCCGCATCCTTGTCCTTTATGGCCTTTGAAGGGGCGACCAAGAAGAATCGGCCCAATGCGTTACCGGGAGATGTAGTGTATGCCAAGTTGTTGGTGGCCTCCCGAGATATGGAGCCCGAATTGGTGTGTGTGGATGCGTACGGGAAAAAAGCGGGCATGGGCGTGCTCTCAGGGGGCGGGTTTGTGTTCACGACCCCATTGCACGTGATTCGGAAACTCTTGTCACCCGACTGTGTGCTACTAAAGACATTAGGCGATTCCATCCCGTTTGAAATTGCCGTGGGTATGAATGGGCGGATTTGGGTCAGATGTAAGTCCGTGAAGGAGACCATCAGTTTGGCCAATGCCATCTCCGTGGCCGAGTACATGAATAATGACGAGATTAAGGCCATGTCGGCCAAGTTGGTGAATGCCTTGGCTGGATTTTAA